The following proteins are co-located in the Tiliqua scincoides isolate rTilSci1 chromosome 8, rTilSci1.hap2, whole genome shotgun sequence genome:
- the HIC1 gene encoding hypermethylated in cancer 1 protein isoform X1, which translates to MRVHPDLACLVDSTGLPGAAMLDSSEPAGHSRQLLLQLNAQRTKGFLCDVILVVQNALFRAHKNVLAASSAYLKALVVHDNLINLDQEMVSPAVFRAVLDFIYTGRLGEPDGDPAAEPSLGAVLAAASYLQIPDLVALCKRRLKRSGKYCQLRGGFSPFGKLARGLRAATPVIQSCYGAPGRPVEALSTHCGELYAAASSQGAHPHGLCPPERLCSPLCGLDLSKKSPDGGPSPQLPPPEGRLRAPPVEARENSLPPRPDSPAVGAGLLPPFGEPAPSQLPPSYHRSSSSPGPEPSGRAEVAPEFLYRWMKHEPLVGGYVEEDEEEEDDDEGDRRGGRRDKGGGGSEELDPKGDSPPQQPPQQRRYPGLDPDGEAEELEQDKSTSEETGCSSGGPSPEAGSLERYLGYEQEGGFGGDNLYVCIPCGKGFPSSEQLNAHVEAHNEEDELYRKEAAEAAAAAAAVAAGQGPPFLDRALLPPAAAPLPSGDLLRPYRCASCDKAYKDPATLRQHEKTHWLTRPYPCSICGKKFTQRGTMTRHMRSHLGLKPFACDACGMRFTRQYRLTEHMRIHSGEKPYECQVCGGKFAQQRNLLSHMKMHAAAAAAAAAAASSGPDGKLKLDFPDGVLAMARLAQQQQQDKELLSHASHFLADPKAAMESLYLGLSPDKAAEVLAQGAAAAAAAAAAHLHNDHHARTIDRFSPP; encoded by the exons ATGCGCGTCCACCCGGACCTCGCCTGCCTGGTCGACTCGACGGGGCTCCCAG GCGCCGCGATGCTGGACTCCTCGGAGCCGGCGGGCCACTCGCGgcagctgctgctccagctgAACGCGCAGCGCACGAAGGGCTTCCTGTGCGACGTGATCCTGGTGGTGCAGAACGCGCTGTTCAGGGCCCACAAGAACGTGCTGGCGGCCAGCAGCGCCTACCTGAAGGCCCTGGTGGTGCACGACAACCTCATCAACCTGGACCAGGAGATGGTCAGCCCCGCCGTCTTCCGCGCCGTCCTCGACTTCATCTACACCGGCCGCCTGGGCGAGCCCGACGGGGACCCCGCCGCCGAGCCCAGCCTGGGCGCAGTCCTGGCCGCCGCCAGCTACCTGCAGATCCCGGACCTGGTGGCGCTGTGCAAGCGGAGGCTCAAGCGCTCCGGGAAGTACTGCCAGCTCCGCGGGGGCTTCTCGCCCTTCGGCAAGCTGGCCAGGGGCCTCCGCGCCGCCACGCCCGTCATTCAGAGCTGCTACGGCGCGCCCGGCCGCCCCGTCGAGGCGCTCAGCACCCACTGCGGGGAGCTCTATGCCGCCGCCTCCTCGCAGGGCGCGCACCCGCACGGCCTGTGCCCCCCTGAGCGCCTCTGCTCGCCCCTCTGCGGCCTGGACCTGTCCAAGAAGAGCCCCGACGGGGGGCCCTCTCCGCAGCTCCCGCCCCCCGAGGGCCGCCTGCGCGCCCCGCCCGTTGAGGCCCGCGAGAACTCTTTGCCCCCCAGGCCGGATAGCCCTGCCGTGGGCGCGGGGCTGCTGCCCCCCTTTGGGGAGCCGGCGCCGTCCCAGCTGCCGCCCTCCTAccaccgcagcagcagcagccccgggCCTGAGCCGTCGGGGCGCGCCGAGGTGGCGCCCGAGTTCCTCTATCGCTGGATGAAGCACGAGCCTCTGGTGGGGGGCTACGtcgaggaggacgaggaggaggaggacgacgacgaggGGGACCGTCGGGGGGGCCGGCGGGACAAGGGGGGCGGCGGCAGCGAGGAGCTGGACCCCAAGGGCGACTCTCCCCCGCAGCAGCCCCCCCAGCAGCGCCGCTACCCGGGCCTGGACCCCGACGGGGAGGCGGAGGAGCTGGAGCAGGACAAGAGCACCAGCgaggagacgggttgcagcagcGGCGGGCCGTCCCCGGAGGCGGGCAGCCTGGAGCGCTACCTGGGCTACGAGCAGGAGGGCGGCTTCGGGGGGGACAACCTGTACGTGTGCATCCCCTGCGGCAAGGGCTTCCCGTCTTCGGAGCAGCTGAACGCGCACGTCGAGGCGCACAACGAGGAGGATGAGCTGTACCGCAAGGAGGCCGCCGaggccgctgccgccgccgccgcagtgGCCGCGGGACAGGGGCCCCCCTTCCTGGACAGGGCGCTGCTGCCCCCCGCCGCGGCCCCGCTGCCGTCGGGGGACCTGCTGCGGCCCTACCGCTGCGCCTCCTGCGACAAGGCCTACAAGGACCCGGCCACGCTGCGGCAGCACGAGAAGACCCACTGGCTCACGCGGCCCTACCCCTGCTCCATCTGCGGGAAGAAGTTCACCCAGCGGGGCACCATGACCCGCCACATGCGCAGCCACCTGGGCCTGAAGCCCTTCGCCTGCGACGCCTGCGGCATGCGCTTCACCCGCCAGTACCGGCTCACCGAGCACATGCGCATCCACTCCGGCGAGAAGCCCTACGAGTGCCAGGTCTGCGGCGGCAAGTTCGCCCAGCAGCGCAACCTGCTCAGCCACATGAAGATGCACGCGGCGGcagccgccgccgctgccgcAGCCGCCTCCTCGGGCCCCGACGGCAAGCTCAAGCTGGACTTCCCCGACGGCGTCCTGGCCATGGCGCGcctggcccagcagcagcagcaggacaagGAGCTGCTCTCGCacgcctcccacttcctggccGACCCCAAGGCCGCCATGGAGAGCCTCTACCTCGGCCTCAGCCCCGACAAGGCGGCGGAGGTGCTGGCCCAGGGCGCCGCCGCCGCagccgcagccgccgccgcccACCTGCACAACGACCACCACGCCCGGACCATAGACCGCTTTTCGCCCCCCTGA
- the HIC1 gene encoding hypermethylated in cancer 1 protein isoform X2, with product MLDSSEPAGHSRQLLLQLNAQRTKGFLCDVILVVQNALFRAHKNVLAASSAYLKALVVHDNLINLDQEMVSPAVFRAVLDFIYTGRLGEPDGDPAAEPSLGAVLAAASYLQIPDLVALCKRRLKRSGKYCQLRGGFSPFGKLARGLRAATPVIQSCYGAPGRPVEALSTHCGELYAAASSQGAHPHGLCPPERLCSPLCGLDLSKKSPDGGPSPQLPPPEGRLRAPPVEARENSLPPRPDSPAVGAGLLPPFGEPAPSQLPPSYHRSSSSPGPEPSGRAEVAPEFLYRWMKHEPLVGGYVEEDEEEEDDDEGDRRGGRRDKGGGGSEELDPKGDSPPQQPPQQRRYPGLDPDGEAEELEQDKSTSEETGCSSGGPSPEAGSLERYLGYEQEGGFGGDNLYVCIPCGKGFPSSEQLNAHVEAHNEEDELYRKEAAEAAAAAAAVAAGQGPPFLDRALLPPAAAPLPSGDLLRPYRCASCDKAYKDPATLRQHEKTHWLTRPYPCSICGKKFTQRGTMTRHMRSHLGLKPFACDACGMRFTRQYRLTEHMRIHSGEKPYECQVCGGKFAQQRNLLSHMKMHAAAAAAAAAAASSGPDGKLKLDFPDGVLAMARLAQQQQQDKELLSHASHFLADPKAAMESLYLGLSPDKAAEVLAQGAAAAAAAAAAHLHNDHHARTIDRFSPP from the coding sequence ATGCTGGACTCCTCGGAGCCGGCGGGCCACTCGCGgcagctgctgctccagctgAACGCGCAGCGCACGAAGGGCTTCCTGTGCGACGTGATCCTGGTGGTGCAGAACGCGCTGTTCAGGGCCCACAAGAACGTGCTGGCGGCCAGCAGCGCCTACCTGAAGGCCCTGGTGGTGCACGACAACCTCATCAACCTGGACCAGGAGATGGTCAGCCCCGCCGTCTTCCGCGCCGTCCTCGACTTCATCTACACCGGCCGCCTGGGCGAGCCCGACGGGGACCCCGCCGCCGAGCCCAGCCTGGGCGCAGTCCTGGCCGCCGCCAGCTACCTGCAGATCCCGGACCTGGTGGCGCTGTGCAAGCGGAGGCTCAAGCGCTCCGGGAAGTACTGCCAGCTCCGCGGGGGCTTCTCGCCCTTCGGCAAGCTGGCCAGGGGCCTCCGCGCCGCCACGCCCGTCATTCAGAGCTGCTACGGCGCGCCCGGCCGCCCCGTCGAGGCGCTCAGCACCCACTGCGGGGAGCTCTATGCCGCCGCCTCCTCGCAGGGCGCGCACCCGCACGGCCTGTGCCCCCCTGAGCGCCTCTGCTCGCCCCTCTGCGGCCTGGACCTGTCCAAGAAGAGCCCCGACGGGGGGCCCTCTCCGCAGCTCCCGCCCCCCGAGGGCCGCCTGCGCGCCCCGCCCGTTGAGGCCCGCGAGAACTCTTTGCCCCCCAGGCCGGATAGCCCTGCCGTGGGCGCGGGGCTGCTGCCCCCCTTTGGGGAGCCGGCGCCGTCCCAGCTGCCGCCCTCCTAccaccgcagcagcagcagccccgggCCTGAGCCGTCGGGGCGCGCCGAGGTGGCGCCCGAGTTCCTCTATCGCTGGATGAAGCACGAGCCTCTGGTGGGGGGCTACGtcgaggaggacgaggaggaggaggacgacgacgaggGGGACCGTCGGGGGGGCCGGCGGGACAAGGGGGGCGGCGGCAGCGAGGAGCTGGACCCCAAGGGCGACTCTCCCCCGCAGCAGCCCCCCCAGCAGCGCCGCTACCCGGGCCTGGACCCCGACGGGGAGGCGGAGGAGCTGGAGCAGGACAAGAGCACCAGCgaggagacgggttgcagcagcGGCGGGCCGTCCCCGGAGGCGGGCAGCCTGGAGCGCTACCTGGGCTACGAGCAGGAGGGCGGCTTCGGGGGGGACAACCTGTACGTGTGCATCCCCTGCGGCAAGGGCTTCCCGTCTTCGGAGCAGCTGAACGCGCACGTCGAGGCGCACAACGAGGAGGATGAGCTGTACCGCAAGGAGGCCGCCGaggccgctgccgccgccgccgcagtgGCCGCGGGACAGGGGCCCCCCTTCCTGGACAGGGCGCTGCTGCCCCCCGCCGCGGCCCCGCTGCCGTCGGGGGACCTGCTGCGGCCCTACCGCTGCGCCTCCTGCGACAAGGCCTACAAGGACCCGGCCACGCTGCGGCAGCACGAGAAGACCCACTGGCTCACGCGGCCCTACCCCTGCTCCATCTGCGGGAAGAAGTTCACCCAGCGGGGCACCATGACCCGCCACATGCGCAGCCACCTGGGCCTGAAGCCCTTCGCCTGCGACGCCTGCGGCATGCGCTTCACCCGCCAGTACCGGCTCACCGAGCACATGCGCATCCACTCCGGCGAGAAGCCCTACGAGTGCCAGGTCTGCGGCGGCAAGTTCGCCCAGCAGCGCAACCTGCTCAGCCACATGAAGATGCACGCGGCGGcagccgccgccgctgccgcAGCCGCCTCCTCGGGCCCCGACGGCAAGCTCAAGCTGGACTTCCCCGACGGCGTCCTGGCCATGGCGCGcctggcccagcagcagcagcaggacaagGAGCTGCTCTCGCacgcctcccacttcctggccGACCCCAAGGCCGCCATGGAGAGCCTCTACCTCGGCCTCAGCCCCGACAAGGCGGCGGAGGTGCTGGCCCAGGGCGCCGCCGCCGCagccgcagccgccgccgcccACCTGCACAACGACCACCACGCCCGGACCATAGACCGCTTTTCGCCCCCCTGA